The stretch of DNA GTACAATTTATGACGTAAAGCACAAATAAAACAATGCTAgtataaataattacttttttttttaagactTTGCCTGTATAAATAAAACCCCATGTCATCACTCTCACTCCCTAACTCTTCACACAAAACCATGGCTCTGTGTTCCACTGTTTCACTCTTTCCACTTCTCTTTGCGGTGTCGCTGTTTTTCTCCGCTTCCTCCTCCGCCGCCAACCATGATTCAGTCTCGTTCTCTTTCCCTCTCAGGTCGCTTCCCCTCTCCGCAGTGAAGCCACTGAAGAAGAACCCAAAATTCAGAAGCCTTTCCTCCGCCTCGTACAACGTAAAATGGCCGTTCAAGTACTCCATGGCTCTGGTCGTGAGCCTCCCCATAGGGACCCCTCCGCAGCATCAACAAATGGTGTTGGACACGGGAAGCCAACTCTCGTGGATTCAGTGCCATAACAAAACCCCCCCAACGGCGTCGTTCGACCCTTCTCTCTCCTCCTCCTTCTACGTCATCCCCTGCACCCACCCCCTCTGCAAACCTCGCGTTCCCGATTTTACTCTCCCGACAACCTGCGACCAGAACCGCCTCTGCCACTACTCCTACTTCTACGCCGATGGCACCTACGCCGAGGGCAACCTCGTCCGAGAGAAACTAACCTTCTCCCCTACCCAAACAACCCCTCCACTTACCCTCGGCTGCGCCACCGAGTCCCACGACGCCGGCGGCATCCTCGGAATGAACCTCGGCCGCCTTTCCTTCCCCTCGCAGGCCAAAATCACCAAATTCTCATACTGCGTTCCCACCCGACAATCCCGATCAGGGAACCTCCCAACCGGGTCGTTCTACCTCGGCAACAACCCCAACTCCGCGCGCCTCCGTTACGTCAGCATGTTGACGTTCGGTCAAAGTCAACGCATGCCGAATTTGGACCCCTTGGCCTACACCGTCCCCATGCAGGGAATTAGGATTGGTGGCAAGAGGCTAAACATCAATCCTTCCGTTTTTCACCCCGACGCCGGCGGGTCGGGGCAGACCATGATCGACTCCGGATCCGAATTCACCTTCCTGGTCGACGAGGCTTACGACAGGGTGAGGGAGGAGGTGGTTAGAGTTGTGGGGCCCAGGATTAAGAAGGGGTACGTGTATGGCGGAGTCGCGGACATGTGTTTCGACGGGTCCGCAAAGGAGACAATCGGACGGCTGATAGGGGACGTGGTGTTGGAGTTCGAGAAAGGCGTGGAGATTGTGGTTCCAAAGGAGAGGGTGCTGGCTGACGTGGGCGGCGGGGTCCACTGCGTGGGAATTGGCAGGTCGGAGAGATTGGGTGCAGCCAGCAACATCATAGGCAACATCCATCAGCAGAATCTGTGGGTGGAGTTCGATCTGGCGAATCACAGAGTTGGGTTTGGTGAGGCCGATTGTAGCAGATCATAGGAGTAAACATTAGAATACGTGGTGGTGCATGCGGTTATGATGTGTAGAGTGTAAGAAAATGTTACACCATGGTTACTGTATAGATTAGATGGATGAGTGACGTTGGGATTTGGAGCTGAAGAAAAAGTTGTGTTTGTTGAGGTAGGGTTAAACGTCAACGTTTTGGACGCATGCGGGGGAGGCCAAAGGAAGAAGCATTGCCTTGTGTTGTGTCATATTTAAGTCGTGCGTGTTTATTAATCTGACGGAGACTCATAATGTATAGATAACGATTAGAGTGGCATCAATCAATAATGTCTGTGTGTATAGTTTCTGTATGTAATTAAGATAAGCTTcaattatatacaaaaataagatGATGCTCTCTTATTTATCTAATAATCATCTCCACTTAATGtctaaatcaaaatataatcttttaaatGAACGGTTGGTCAGTAGGAAATTAGGGTTCATGTAGGGGCTTAAAGATAGCGATTGAATATGAATAAGACTCAACTGATTAAAGAGGGcatttaaactatttaaacTTTACCTGAATAGACGATTTAACAAAGCACTGCCACAAGTAAAGAGTGAACAATGAGtagaaagaagaataaaaatatgccGAAAACGGAAGAGGGAAAAGTTAGAAGCTTGTGTTGTGCAAAAGGGAACAAAGTCAAGAGTGACGGTAGTTGTTGTGGTCGTGGCAAGTGGCATAGATTTTACGAGGATGCAAGGTGGGGTCCTCAAAGACTGACAGCTCAGATGCTGAGACCGCCCAAAACGCGAACTGCGTCCACATAATTCCCGACAATCACATCATTCACATGATTACATAAACCTTGTGTCGTTTAGTTAAGGATAAAATCTGATTCAACCACCTTTTTACTTCTCTTCTTTCAACTAATGTCCACGTGGCTTCTCTCTATGCCTCCGCGCTTCCAAATTACTTTGCCTCCAATcaaagtatatatttttctttttgcaaatcTTACCAGCCAAGGGATAAAGTTTTCCCTTTCTGTTTGATTATATGTTACACAATTCAAAGTGTTGTcatagaatataaatattttcaagtaTCATTTCATCAGAAAAATATCGAAGCactttttagttttctttactAAAGTTATTTTGTTAgtgaataatataaaatttacgaCAGTTGAACAAATGAACTacttcatcttttttttttcaacaatatGTTAACATTTCCTCTCTCATTTCCTCTCTCATCTGTAGAATATACTCACAGATCTGACGAAAACCTCAAGATCATGATGGTGCAGGGTGAGGATAGGGAAGAAGGAGGTAAAATGGAAATGAAAATGCAcaagaatgaaaaattaatagaattatTGTACAGCTGTTAAAAGGATCCATCATTCCCCGTGAACTTCTTATGGTTATTGTCAATGCAATGAACTATTTGAAGAGAAATTAAATACTTGAAGATAAGTTAGAGAAAGACTTacatcataattaattatatataatgtaacatttttaataatttcaaactttttcttttattatagcatatacaataattaattattagttattaagtaaagataaaaagtttaattaaattaaaactgatattatattgattatttttaaatagtgactaaatattttaaatgtatagtaatttttaactaaaaagaTATTGATGTAGTATTatgttattgaaaattttaagttaGAGTATTTAAAGTCAATTATTTAATCATCctttcttttgtttcatttataaaaaaacaaaaaagcatgttatattttaatttgttactCTCTTTTTTCTGGGTGCTATAGTTAAATACTAGAATTTTTTTTAGACCAAATACATCTCTAATTATTTGTGTgattaaattaagtaaaattttatttcttatatttcagaaaaataattaaatataaggtCGACCCGcgaatatcaaatttaaaataattagtcttTGTCCTAAAAATACAAGGCCTTCCATTCTATTAATtcatatagaaagaataataaattattattaaataacaaaattctTCTATATTTCTAACCAATATCAAAATGAtcattttctaatttcttttatataattttgacatcattttataaattgagaagtaatgaaaagaaaatttgtgtGTAGAAAATAAGAGTCTCCCAATTGACATGGAACATATAGGTGAATCAAATATTGGAAGAGGGTCACTTGGACATCCCTTTCTATTCAATGGGTCCAAATACTATACATTCATTCATATATTGGGTGGCCATAAatgatttgagttttttttttggtgGGACTCTATTCCTCTAAAAGTTTCTTcgttttggtatatttttttacaGGGACTACttgtatattttgtaaaaatattaaattattttaaactttctaaatttgaacacttgtgatttttataaaatttcatttttaattattcggATGAAAAGATTCATCTTAATTACTATAAAAACCccgaaagaaaataaaagggaAAATGAGAAGCATACATATTTGACATCACATCACATTAAAAAGATCAAACAGGTGGCTATTAAGCGTGGGGATGGGGATAGATGTCAGTCTCttattcaatatataatatcatctccaagtaatattaaatttaaaacttaaattttatagaACAATCTTATAAGTCttgaatttgtattttttttttaaaaaaaaactttaatctGAACCATACATGTCCGGATGGCAAATTATTTTATCACGAAAATTTTcagattttaaattataagaatatttaaaatcaatgaTTAGCACAaaccatatattttttatatatgtaaaaatattacttcttgtatttgataatattagatttaaatttatttatattaattaatgactTGTCCTAGTCAGGATTTATTTGATACATCAGAAGATGATGAAACGTCTAAAAGTTGAtctaaaatttaacatttataagTTCAACAATtggacataaaaaaaaattattataaaattttattttttattatcttttatataggtataataaaagtatatttaaacctgaacaatataatatatattttataaaatactattttgttttttatgaaggttgttatctttttttaataaattatctttttatacacaaaagaaattatttcataaatttgtaaatttattaaatttatgataagtttgtaaatttattaaatttatgattttgaattttagaTAATGCAAGAAAAGAGAATCATTTGTGAGATTACGAAATTACTTCTTCTTTGGACATTCTATTTTTGTAGGTTATGCACAATTTTCTTGTTACATCTTtcttaacataaaaaaaaaaaaaaacacatgaaaatttaatttgtttagcTGAGTGTAGATTTCCTGAGGTGGAGAGACTGATCCTCCTATTGAATCAAGTTTCAATTTATGAGGATTAATTGTGTAGTTGTAAGTGAAGAATGAGGAAAAATTCATTATCTTTACGTGACTCGTACAAATTAAAGGTTTCTTGTGGTTATATTGGAggtaatatttgttatattgtAAAGTGTTCTCATTATCCTCTTCTTCATAATGATTAGACGTGTTAATTTGGTCTAATCCATAAGACTTGATCCCGACCCATATGGATTAGGACCGAAAAAACTCACATTGAAAAAAAGCTTACATCAAAAAAGTTTACAGGATCAAAAACTTCACAAAAGTCCAATGAATCACGATCAATCCATGAACTTTCatcttcaacataaaaaatatattacttttttaaatatattctgTCTCTTGAGATTGTCAAAGTTAACATTttgtttataaacaaaatatttatattttttgctaAAATATCTCTTAGATTACAAGATTTGTTAGTTAAATCTGAATTTTTTTAGGCCCAATTCAGGATCTATAAACTTTTGATCACCTTTGAATGTCCTATTCATCTACTAATGTCGAGATCGGGCTCTAGACAATCGAAACGATagaactaatttaatttttttataaatattataatattagttttcattttgttattgtaattataattatataaattataataattaaatttatttttgaagttgcaagaaattaaacataaactaatttatcaaaagctaaataaactaatttggttacaattaaattttttacaggCATAGGATTCAATAAGactatatttattatctttaattattttagactACAGTACCCATTGAGTTAATGACCATTCATTTCACCTTAGTCAATTGAATTATTGTAATTAAACATCTTTATAAAAAGATGAAGAAGTTGAACAACATATTTGAAAGGTAAGATTTAACACTTTCAGTCCAAAAATATTTGACTTTGTTGGGTTTATATATTAGGTTTTAGTTTAATCATATGTTATTATGTTCAGtttgatttatttgtttttaggTAAGATAGAGAATCGGtgtttaattagttaaaaacaaaagtgagaaaacaaaaataaattaatatctgATGGCCATATGTAAGccaaaaagaatgaaaagaagTGGATAGAATATTAGAGAAAAAAGTTACTAGAATATTACTTTTGGGTCAAATTATTGAATTAGACATGTCATTTGATTTATGCAAGTGAAGGAAATAATAGTAAACTTACAGAACCATTATCATTAGCATTCAATTTACAATTTCTCGTAACCATATCACACTCTtgccttaaaaaaattaaatcgtTCACAGACAAGTACATGCTTTTGCACACACAAATGTGTAAGAGACACATCAACAGAGACTGAGAACTTTTTCCGAACACATTGATATAATTTGATTCTATTGAATCACgaccaaaatttttaattttattattgaacagaaatttataagttttcaaacattttatattgggtataaaaattatttacaaaccatcattaaaataacttttacagatgttttcaatattaaaagttttaaatatacttattttagtatttttatttatttcgatAATCATTGAAAAGATTTTATGTAAATCAAAtcaacttcaaatatttttttatgaatataattttcAGTGGATAGAGGGACTAGTTTTAacctttttatcaaataactttttacttaaaagaaaaaagtgtcAACGCAGCTTCTTCTTTACGTTGTTatgatttttaaagttttaaagcCAAACATGACCTAAAGTAGCAGCACCACAACCAAATCTTCTGAGAATGATCGGGTTTAAAAAATACCACATGCTCTGTTTAAGGGGCATATTTCTTCCATATAAGTAGCATCCATACATGTCGCTTGTTCCATCAGCAAAGTGTTTCCTTAAGAAGTAAATTGGGGTTTTTTTTCCCTTCTAGGCAAACCACTCTCCATTATTACAGAAGTAGacagattttttaaaaattacggAAATGGACAAAACGTTCTGGGAGTGCA from Vigna unguiculata cultivar IT97K-499-35 chromosome 8, ASM411807v1, whole genome shotgun sequence encodes:
- the LOC114195235 gene encoding aspartic proteinase PCS1-like; the encoded protein is MSSLSLPNSSHKTMALCSTVSLFPLLFAVSLFFSASSSAANHDSVSFSFPLRSLPLSAVKPLKKNPKFRSLSSASYNVKWPFKYSMALVVSLPIGTPPQHQQMVLDTGSQLSWIQCHNKTPPTASFDPSLSSSFYVIPCTHPLCKPRVPDFTLPTTCDQNRLCHYSYFYADGTYAEGNLVREKLTFSPTQTTPPLTLGCATESHDAGGILGMNLGRLSFPSQAKITKFSYCVPTRQSRSGNLPTGSFYLGNNPNSARLRYVSMLTFGQSQRMPNLDPLAYTVPMQGIRIGGKRLNINPSVFHPDAGGSGQTMIDSGSEFTFLVDEAYDRVREEVVRVVGPRIKKGYVYGGVADMCFDGSAKETIGRLIGDVVLEFEKGVEIVVPKERVLADVGGGVHCVGIGRSERLGAASNIIGNIHQQNLWVEFDLANHRVGFGEADCSRS